The following are from one region of the Carnobacterium gallinarum DSM 4847 genome:
- the cas1 gene encoding CRISPR-associated endonuclease Cas1, whose amino-acid sequence MLTLFLYVTQLNPTISYLHSPGERRFSLCLDTSEIFKPLIVDRLIFSLLNKNIITEKDFATDSNYYHLKPQGQQKILKAFQEKLDDTIKHRDLGRNVSYRRLIRLEGYKLIKHLMGEKEYEGFKIWW is encoded by the coding sequence TTGTTGACTCTGTTTTTGTATGTAACTCAACTGAATCCAACAATCAGTTATTTACATAGTCCAGGTGAAAGACGATTTTCATTGTGCTTAGATACATCTGAAATTTTTAAACCACTGATTGTTGATCGTTTGATATTTTCATTGCTTAATAAAAATATCATTACTGAAAAAGATTTTGCAACGGATTCTAACTATTATCATTTGAAACCACAGGGGCAACAAAAAATTTTAAAAGCATTTCAAGAAAAATTGGATGATACGATTAAGCATCGTGATTTAGGTCGAAATGTTAGTTATCGAAGGTTGATACGCTTGGAAGGTTATAAACTAATCAAGCATTTGATGGGCGAAAAAGAATATGAGGGCTTTAAGATTTGGTGGTGA
- the cas2 gene encoding CRISPR-associated endonuclease Cas2, translated as MYIILIYDIPLEEKGARASRNIFKICKKYLTHVQKSVFEGELTPALLKQLELELEPFIRKDLDSIMIFKSRNKKWLEKEFWGVEEDLTSNFF; from the coding sequence ATGTATATTATATTGATTTATGATATTCCTTTAGAAGAAAAAGGAGCTAGGGCTTCTCGTAATATATTTAAAATTTGTAAAAAATATTTAACACATGTACAAAAATCTGTTTTTGAAGGAGAGCTAACCCCAGCATTATTAAAACAGCTAGAACTAGAGTTAGAGCCATTTATTAGAAAAGATTTAGATTCAATTATGATTTTTAAAAGTCGTAACAAAAAGTGGTTGGAGAAAGAGTTTTGGGGAGTCGAAGAAGATTTAACGTCTAATTTTTTTTGA